The nucleotide window AAATTAATAGAAGATCCTTATTTATTGGCTTATGACAAGACTACAGGAAATGCCATTTATGAATGAGTGGAGGGAGATCAGCTTAAAGTGAGATTTATTGATGAAGAAATTCTTTTAAAAGTAATTGAGTTGGGAAATAAATATCATTCCGTACCCAAAGAAAAATTGGTAGATATTGAAGAACATAAACATTTTGATTTTTATTCCAAAATAGATAAAGATAGAATGGAATATCAAGAATATTTTCCTATTTATAAAGAATTAATAGACAAACATAAAAATTTACCTAAAGTATTAACTCACAATGATATCAGTCTTAAAAATTTAATTCATTCAATTAAAGAAAATGGAGAAAATGAGTTAATTCTCATCGATTATGAATGAGCAAGAATTAATACTATTTATTGGGAATATGGAAATTTTATAAAAGAAAGTCAATTGACTTTAGACAAAATTGAATTACTTGCGCAATTGTTGAATTTGGATTTAAAAATCTTAATTGATTTTGCTTTTATAGCTACTTTTTATTCTTGACAATTAAGTTTTA belongs to Mycoplasma parvum str. Indiana and includes:
- a CDS encoding phosphotransferase; the encoded protein is MAKEVAKKFFLDHFPKYRSQIRSFKKILVGFSNQIFKIVLLDGRAFKVRIAENNHLISRENELAILKLIEDPYLLAYDKTTGNAIYEWVEGDQLKVRFIDEEILLKVIELGNKYHSVPKEKLVDIEEHKHFDFYSKIDKDRMEYQEYFPIYKELIDKHKNLPKVLTHNDISLKNLIHSIKENGENELILIDYEWARINTIYWEYGNFIKESQLTLDKIELLAQLLNLDLKILIDFAFIATFYSWQLSFSWDRSERLEKYRGKLISQLERYLELKEEILEK